aggagggttcctttgaccccacaacctctccaacatttgttgctgttaccttttctgatgtatgacattctcacaggggtgaagtggtatcacactgttgtctttatttgcatttctctgacagtcaaagacttggtgtgttttttcatgtgtttctcagccttttggatctcttctgtggtgaatattctgtccaagtcctccccccatttttggatggggtcatttattttcttgtggttgagtttggcaagctctttatatattttggttattaaactcttgtctgttgtatggcatgtaaaggtcttctcccattctgtgaggggtctcttggtttgggtagtggtttcttttgctgtgcagaagctttttaatttgatgtagccccataggtttatacttgccttagtcttcttgtaattggatttgtttcattgaagatgtttttaaaatttatatggaaaagagttttgccaatattttcctctaagtatctgataattgtggtctaacatccaagttcttgacccatttggaatttacttttgtatattgtgaaatatagtggttcagtttcattcttctgcatgtttcaacccattttttccaacaccatttgttgaagagactctggtttccccattgaatagtctgagcccctttgtcaaagattagatgcctgtaggtgtgggggcttacttctgggctctcaattctattccactggtcagtgtgtctactcatgttctagtactaagcagttttgatgacaatggtcctataatacaatttgagatctgggaatgtgatgcctccaattctgttctttcttctcaagattgttttggcaattctaggtttttctctgatttcagataaacatttatagcatttgttctattctcctaaaaaatgtggttgggatcttgatggggatagcattaaatttgtatatgtctctgggtagtttattcattttgatgttaattcttccaacccatgactgACCTTGTTTTATAACACTCAATCTATCTTAGAAAATTATGTCAGTACTTGAAGCTtgactacattcttttttttaaaaaaaagttatttatttataaaatggaaacactgacaagaccataagctTAACTACATTCTTAAAGTCTGTAAAACACCCTAATGCATGGCTAACTTAAGCAGTTACATGTTGACCCTCATTTATGTGTTCTTTTTTCATTACAAATAACCCTGCAATAAATGTTTTTGTGAACATTCTCTTTTTAGATTAAAAGATGTATATTTCATTTTAGTTTCATGAGaaagagtaccactctggcacatgccacaAGAGGCTCAAAGTAGGAACCTCAAGCATGTGAGTCCCTCACTCTACCAGAATTACTTCCCACATGTGGATGCATGTTTATGTTTATACACGGAGCACTTCATGGAAACTCCTGGACAGaggatatgtatttttaaatttttattcaaaaAGTTCACACCGATTTATATTCTCATGAGTATAGAAGAGAATGTCTACTTCTTCATCCTTCATAAAACACTAGATATTTCCAGAGTTTGAAGATGAAATGGTTATTTCAGTTTAGTGTTGGTGCCGGAATTGTCAGAGTCCAGAGAAAGACCCCACATTCATGAAGTAGGTGATTGGCTTATGACAGTGTAGCTGAGAGGAAGGCGTGTttgtatttgtgtgtatgtgtgtgtatgtatgtgtgtatgtgtgtgtgagtgtgtgtgtatgtctgagtgcgtgagtgtgtgtgtgtgagtgtgtgtatgtgtgtgtgtgtgagtgtgtgtatgtgtgtgtgtgtgagtgtctgtgtaagtgtgtatgtgtgtgtgagagtgtgtgagtgtatgtgtgtgtgtgagtgtgtgtatgtgtgtgtatgtgtgtgtgtgtgagtgtgtgtgtgttacagttACAGTTACACATAACTGAGATCGCTGATtaccctactaggaaaaaaaCCTGAACTTTTACATTAtaccaataaaaaatttatttgattaaatacctaagtacaaattaaagaaaaaaaactatagggAACAGGAGAAAATTTTCTGACTTGAGGGAAAAGGAGGATTTATTTTAATacatagaaaacaaaaaacaactatccattgtcttcttgaaagctaagacagcaggaacctcacattttcactgtagagcctatatttcccccagtcctggaaccttagggtggggcccactttcctgcatgctgctctcaattcatatcaaataatattgcatctgctgatcacaacctaatcaacacaacgagtgccacctcagcatgcttcgcttcagactgtgtccagagacttcaggtgtggaatgacaacctttcagcttcattactcgggtgagaccactcctttcatagtattctctaattccatcccaggtggttcacttcctaacaaagtcccaaaacctagatatagaccaggtcccctgagataagagcatatgttcacacgtatccataaactaggacaaaatatatacctaaaagcaagtacataatagtctgcagtgagtaacccccaacacttcatctgcactatttcagcctttaggtccataattgttcaacaatttgtctggctttgtatgttaactctcttttcagccaccaggttccagatgccagcaggatgctgaccagacttccttggacagacaaccccagcaatgtgtcctggagctccacttccccagagctcccaccctactagggaacgagagaggcagactgggagtatggactgaccagtcaacgcccatgttcagcgggaaagcaattacagaagccagaccttccatcttctgcaacccacaatgaccttgggtccatactcccagagggataaagaataggaaagctatcaggggagaggatgggatatagagatctggtggtgggaattgtgtggagttgtatccctcttatcctatggttttgttaatgtctccttttttaaataaataaataaataaataaaacaccttgATTACTCTGCCTATATTAAGATTTCTACTCATCAAAAGacataataaaaaagtgaaagggCAAACCACAAATCAGTTGAAGACATTTGAAACACCCTTAATCAACAGCTTTTATGCCCCAAATATATAATGAATATTTACAATTCAGTTTttaacacaaacatacacacacacacatcatttcaTGTAGAAAAAATGGACAGGAGTCAGGtgatgatgtacctggttgagcacacgttaccatgtgcaaggagatGGGTCCAATTCTCCACTCTCCagttgcagggagaaagcatcatgaacagtgaaacagtgttgcagattctgtttctttgtgtctctctttctccttccctccctcttccctttcaattcctctcagtctctatccaatacataaaatactaaaaaggaagaagaaacggACAAAATAACCGAAATTTCTCCAGAGAAGTACAACTGACCCTTGGAAACAGGaaaagatggtggcacacccagtagagtctaTACATCACCATGTATGAGAGCCTcagttcaaacctccagttcccacctgcaggggaaggcttccTAAGTGGTAGAGTAGGACtgtggtgtctctatttctctgactcactctatcaaaagagaaaataatgaaaaaatgtcaccaggaatggtggagtcataagTATCAAgcctgagtgataaccctggtgacaaaaattatATCCAAGTTTTGTTACtgaggaaatgaaaaaaatcgtatcacagagaaaaaaaatttctgagTAGCGAAAATGAAAAGGAATCAATCCTGAGTATGGTAATAGCAGTAAAGTACAGAGACTATCATACACAGTAAGGGGTTCAACTACCTTGGAAAGCACTTTGACATTGCAAATTAATTGGGACGTGTCCAACCTAGCAGTGCCACTACTGAATTCTTTCCTTCAACAATGCTATaacattctttcattttttttctaagggggttggggggggggggggagagattgtTGTAGAGAATTGGAGCAATGGGGAAGACCCAAAGGGAGTGTGGCCCAGCTAGGGTTGTGGCTTCTATAATGACCTCTCACTAATTATCTGGCATTTATGGAAGAGCTAGTCCCATTTATGGAAGAAATTTTCCTCTTGCTACTATTCAGTGTGGTTAGGACTTAGGTTATATATAGTTTCTTTTTCAGTTTGAAGATACTTGTCATGAAAAACCAGAGTATGCCTTCTGAGATAGAGTCCTTCCCATGACTTTCATTATGGCAAAGTCCTTATCCCCAGGATGCAAGGATACCTCCCTCTTCTTTCGGGAAGAACCATATCACAGGCAGAGTTCTGAGCTTTTCCATTTGGGTTGCAGTACCACTCCAGGTAAGATCAAAAACATTAGAAACTAAGATAGACAATGGGAGGGCTCTATTATTTGTGTGTGCATGACAAGTAGCGCAAGAAATAGTCTGTGTAAAATTAAACTTTGGATATACTGGcagttatctttttaaattttttttcatttttaaaaatattttatttatttatatttatttggtagagacagagtaattaagaggaaaagggaaggtagagaggggcagagaaagagagccacctgcagacctgctccgctgctagtgaagcttccctcctgcaggtggggagtgcggcggcttgaacctgggtccttgtgcaggcactcaaccaggtgtgccaccacccagtaccTAGGCAGATAGTATTAATGTATGTCAAGGATGATTCAATGGCATGAGTGAATTTTTAATTAAGCATTCTATAAATGATAGCTTCCTGTAGTATGGCTCAATCACAAATACATTCTCAAATGCAAACTGTGAGTTACTTAACCTTTCTATGTCTTGGTTTCTTCACCTTTTAATTGGGAATATTTATAATATCAGCCTCACAGAGTTATTGCAACGACTAATagtatagtttaaatatagtgcTGAGGCAATGCATGCATAACGTGACAGACATCATTACCTGCTTTTCTTAGTGTGTCTGTTAACACAGGGTGTTCACTATTCTGGGGTGTTCGTTATTTTAGCAGAGTAAGTGGTACTTACATGAATATACCAAGATAGGGATCAAAGAACAGAGGTGGTAGCTGTTGTTTTTAACAAGCTTTGCTGCCTTCTTCAGCACTGTGAATTATGGCAACTCCTGAGCAAGTTTAAAAGTCCAGAGCagagcttttgttttattttaaatttattttatttatttttactcatttAATAGAGATAGAATGTCATcaagggggagatggggaaagagagagacaactgcagcactgcttcacagctccccAAGTGGGGACTttgggctcgaactcgggtccctgatcattgtaacatttgtgctcaactgggtggccACCACCCTGCCTCAGCAGAGCTACTTTTATAATAGGCGCTGCTCTGTGGTAGCTGAGAGCTTGAGTGTGAGAATAGTTAGTCAATTTCCTCTCTGCAAGGATTCTTAGAGCATTCAGCAGCTTGACAATCCTTTCCTTTCAATGCTTTTAACTGCAAGTAGAAAGCTAGTAAAGCAAAAGGAGGAGACCTAGTAGTACAGaatgaatactttttttaaagtatattttatttatgctggatagacacagaatttgagaggaaagagggagacagagagacacctggaggcactgctttaccactaatgaagcttcccctctgcaggcggggagcagaggtttgaacccagattcctatgcactgtaatgtacacaatcaaccaggtgcacctccacccggGCCTGGAATGAATACGTCTTCCTCTCCCAGGAACGTCTGCATTCCCAAGAAAAGAGGGAGACCGGGCTGCTGGGTTCTAAGATCCACTCTGAGCctttgactctgtgtgtgtgtgtgtgtgtgtgtgtgtgtgtatccattcTGGGcctttgactgtgtgtgtgtgtgtgtgtatgcactctgggcctctgagtgtgtgtgtccacAGGCCGGggccacacctgcttcaccatgctgGGGCGCGCGGTGCTGTGCGTGCTGCCCGGGCTCCTGACTGGGCTCTTGCAGGGGCTCGTGCGCGCCCAGACCCTCGGCTGCCCATCCACCTGTGAGTGTTTCTCCCGGGACGCCGTGCGCTGCTCTGGGGGTGACGTGTCCCGCATCGCAGCACTGGGCCTGCCCACCAACCTCACGCACATTCTACTCTTCGAAATGAAGCTGGGCGCCTTGCAGAAGCACAGCTTCCGCGGAATGACCGTGCTGCAGCGCCTCATCCTGTCCGCCAGCCCCATCTCCGCCATCGCGCCGGGCACCTTCGACGACCTGGTGAACTTAAAAACCCTGAGGCTGTCTGGTGACCGGCTCACTCACCTTCCCGGGGGGCTGCTGGATCACTTGGTCCTCCTCGAACAGCTGTTTCTGAACCGCAACGAACTGAAGGGCATTGCGCCAAAGATGTTCGAGAGGGTGGTTCACCTGCAGGAGCTCTTTCTAAACCAGAACCAGCTATCTTTCCTGCCCCCTGACCTCTTCGCCAGCCTGGGGAAGCTGAAACGGCTGGATTTATCGGGAAATAATCTGACCTACCTGCCCAAGGAACTGTTCCAGGCACAGGCTGAACTGGAGAGACTCGAGCTGCACTCGAACCAGCTCGTCTCCCTTGACTCGGGGCTGTTCCGCCACGTGCACGCCCTGCGGGAGCTGCAGCTCCACAGCAATCACCTCGGCTACGTTGCACCCGGGGCCTTCGACTCGCTCCTGCGCTTGAGCCTTTTGACTCTTTCCAGAAACCACCTGAAGTTCCTGCCTCCGGCACTCTTCCTGCACACGCACAACCTGACTCTCCTGACCCTGTTCCAGAACCCGTTCAGGAAGCTCCCGACTGTGCTGTTCGGGGAGATGCCGGCCCTGCAGGAGTTGCGGCTGAACGACACCAACCTGAGCACCCTGCCGGCCTCCATCTTCCGTAACCTGAGCGGCCTGCGGGAGCTGGCCGTGACAGCAAGCCCCCGCCTGAGCGCGCTCCCGGCCGATGCCTTCGGGGGGCTGGGCCAGCTGCGCGCACTCGCGCTGCACGACAACTGCCTGAGCGCGCTCCCCGACCGGCTGCTGCGCGGCCTGGGCGCTCTGCGACGAGTGTGGCTGCACCGCAATCAGCTGCGCAAGCTGCCCCGCGGGCTCTTCCGCAACCTGAGCCTTCTGGAGGAGGTCCGGCTTCACTACAACCAGCTGGAGACTCTGCCCGCAGACGTGTTCGGGGATCTCTCCCAGTCTGCCCAGCTCCTGCTGGGGCACAACCCCTGGCGGTGCGACTGTGACCTGTGGCCGTTCCTAGCGTGGCTGCGCCAGCACCCGGGCCTGGTGGATCGAACCGAATCCCCGCGGTGCCACAGCCCCGGGCAACGAGCCGGCCTGCCGCTCTGGGCTGTGCCGGAGGGCGAGGAGGGATGCTTGGGTACCCAGCACCCCACTTCCCACCCTCCAGCTAACAGCTCCCCCCTATACCCCACCCAGCCGGCCCTGCTGGCAGCTATCCTCCAACCGGGCTCCAAAGACTTAGAGTCCATGGCCTGGACCCAGCGGGTCAGGAGCCCACAGTCAGACCATAGTGTCTTCTGGGGGGTTTATATTCTGTTTTTAGCAACGCAGGCCATCGTGACAGCGTTCATCGTAGTTGCCATGATTAAACTCGCCCGGCTCTTTCGAAAAGTAATCCGAGAGAGAGCTCTTGTTTGAGTCAGTGGGACAACCTTGCAATTGATCAAAACGTGACCTGCGCGCTGCGGGGCGTGACTCTGCGCGTATCCACACTGCGGGTGGGGGGCCCTGCTCACTCCCAGCCACTgtccccctcactctctccccgcccaccctcaccaccaccaccaccaccaccaccccaagtaATCTTTATGTACAATGTTGTGAAAGCCCCCTTTACCGCCTTTGTGCCTCTGGGGCGGGGACCTGTGCTGGGCTATTTGTACTTGGAGGAGCGTTGGGACTCCAGTGCTACCTGAAGAGGGTGCAAATGAAGCAGCCTCCTCCAGCGCAGCGCCTGTCTCGAGATGATGTGTCTGAAACAGCTTTGTGAAATGAGTGAATAAACTGAATGTGGAAGTGATGTTTCTTATGGGAAAAGCAGAACTCTTCTGGCTTTTTgccttatgttatttatttattgtcatcttACAAATCTCATTCTGGCTGTTTGGGAGAGCTGTGGACTCCTGTCAGCACCTGTTTCAGAGGAGAGATCCTTGGGGTGGACTGAGAGGCGAAGAGCCTGCAACTGTTCCTGGGTAGCAGAGTCCATCCTCCAGAGGCTGAGACAGGCTGGGTCAGAACTGGGATGGGGAAAAGGAGTGGGGAGAGACTAGGAGGAGAGGTATGGGAACCCAGGCTGAAGGAGGGCTGGCTTCGTAGTAGGAGGTCTACGGGATACAGGTGGGGCCCCTCAATTTGGACAATCTGTGGTGTATGTAACAGAGCCTGGAAACAGCTGCCCTGCACATTTCAGTGGCTTTTTGTGAGTTGCTACTTGCTTCCTGCATGGGTGAAatagggttttgtttttgtttttaccagaaccctgctaaactctggtttatagtagtgcaggggattaaacctgggaactcagagcctcaggcccgaaaggctttttgcataactattatgctgtcttcccagccttgaTTTTCTTCCCTGGAACTAAACACTGCCTCACCTCACAGGCATTTATGGAGCACCTAATATGTGACATGTGCTCATGAACAGAATGAAGGCTTGGTGTCTCATTTATTATGCTCAGATCACCTTCTGGTTTACTCTTGCAATCAAAAGCAGTCAAACCCTTGTTATAATGTAATGTCCATGTTTGTGAGAAAAGTAGTTGAAACATAGGGTTGGAGTGCTGGCAACAGTGGGTTCAAATCCCATCTCCATCACTTACTAACATCATAGTGGGCTGGGCAAGGTATGTAAATAATCTAAGCCTGGATTTGCTCATCCCTGGAAGGAGATAAATAGTACCTGCCTCACAGAGTTGTTGTGAGAATTAAAGGCAGTAAAGCAGATAATGGCTTAGCCCAGTGCCCTGCATatagtaagtgctcaataaatgttagttcttattattattaaaggcCAAGCAATGGCTACTTCTGTCAGGACTTCTAAAGAAGAGATTTGAGTTGGCTTTTTCTCTGTATGTAAATGTAATAGCAACCTTTCTCAGACTGGCTGCAATCTTCAAACGAGTTGGACTTCACTGATGGGTGGTCTCTGCCCACAATCCAGAGCAATGGATTTTCCCAACATCAATTGGATGTAACACAAAAAGAACAGAGTTCCTGGGGCCAGTgtgcaagtttgagcccctggtccctacctgcagggggaaagctttgcaagtggtgaagcagtgctgcaggtgtctctctgtctctccctctctatcaccctcttccctccagatttctggttgtctctatacaatgaataaaataaagataataaaattaaaaaaaaaacctgggttcCTGTGGGTGAACTTCTCCATCAAGGCCAAGTTTAAGTGACTCCTGCTGGCAAAGTCATTCCTGACTGCCTAGGCAGCTGGGCACTTCTCTATTAGACTGTTGGGTACTAATACCTCGCTGGACCTTGCTTAGCCTTCAGTAGAGTGTTTGTCTAACTTTATGTGCCCTTTGTACTGTTAGCTGCTAGACTTAGACTTATCTTACTTATTTCTTCCTGCTCCAAAATTTGCAAAAAGCCAGATTCCTCatccccatccttttttttttttttttttaatgtgttgtgGTCTCTCATGCAAGCTACTTAGCTCTCTCAGCCTCAGCTCCCTTTCCTCCAGAGGGAGGATAATAATGGTCTTTACCATTGTTGCAAAGGCAAAAATGAGATAATTACACCAAATTGTTAAGCAAATGCTGGGGCGCAATAGAAGCCTGCTATTATTATGATTAGCTTTCACAGGACACATGTTCTAACATGCATAGATGCTTGTGTGTAGCTTCATTCATTCAGAAACTATTTGTAGAGTAGCTCCTCTGTACCAGCACTCTTCCCAGTGGAGGGATAGGGTAGTTGACTAAGCACACATTTCCATCTCCAACCAAAACATCTCTTCAAGCTTCTGCCATTCTCTCCAGACAGGACAGTTTGGAGAAAAACTTTGGATTGTTTCCTTTTATGCTTTGATTTACatactgaacacacacacacacacacacacacacacacacacacacacacacactcctacctACCAGGGTtatctaggactcagtgcctgcatgataatgCCACTGTTCTCACTGACCATTTTTtcagggtgagagatagaggagatataTATGTAACActtcttcactgttcatgaagcttcccccctgtaaatggggactggggacttgaactctatCAGATGAACAACTACCTGgtccctaatatatatatttaacagaaTAATCTGTGGCAGGTAACATTGGCTATTCCTTATAAATGTCTAGTGTCACATCTCTTCTCTTTTTACAGGTCACCCAATGAATAAACTTGGTGTTTCACATCTCTATGATACTTTTTTTATACTTTTGCTACATTGAGCTACAATTCTGAACAAGCTGAAACAATGTtttcaagttttttaaaatatttatttattcccttttgttgcccttgttgttttgttgttgtagttattattgttattgttgttggatagagagaaatggagagaggaggggaagacagagaggggaagagaaagacacctgtagatctgcttcactgcctgtgaagcgaactccctgcaggtgggaagccgggggcttgaaccggagtccttacgctggtccttgcactttgcaccacctgcgcttaacccgctgcgctatcctCGGATTcccatattttaaagttttatgtaGAAGATGCTACTCTGCATGTGTCAatcttcagtttctctttctaggagaacaggtttcttttttaatattagtaACAGGTCTTTTTATATTAAGCTATATAAAACATCTAgtgttagttttttgttttgtttttctttctttctttctttctttctttctttctttcttttttttttgcctttgctgTGATTTCATTACTCTGGGACGacgttttatgagagagagagagagagagaaggacaccatagcactggttcattaaattgttttaaaaaaaatacagtgccAGGGCCTCTTTTATGTTCAACACCAACACATAAAAATTTACAACAAATTTAAAATGGTTAACtttttataaacttttaaaagatttatttatttattatctatttatgagagaaCCAAAGCCTCACCCTGactcatgtgatgctggggattgaactcaggacctcaagctttacAGTCTAACCCcacatccactgtgccacctcctaggctgctagattttttttacatatgtatttatgagagagaagagagagatggagagagagaagaagaagtggaggaggagggaagagggagaaagaaggaggaggaaaaggggagagtggaggggggagcagagaggaaggaaggagagaaccaaaatatcactctggcatgtgcaatgctgggaactgaacatagacttcatgcttgagagttcgatgctttatccacttacaGGACCAAATTTTACTCTCTTAGCTATGCAATAAATATTCAATCATCTCAATATCTTATTACATCTAACTTTtgttgacctttaaaaaaaatcagtctacagaagccagaacttccaccttctgcaccccataatgatcctgggtctagcTCCCAGCTataggataaagaacaggaaagcttcaaatagaggggatgggatatggaattctggtggtgggaattgtgtggaattatacccctcttatcctatagtcttgttgatcattattaaatcagtttaaaaaatcagtctaacaacaacaaaaaaattcagtCTAACATTGACCTTTCAAAAGCTGGCTTTTTGAATTAAATCTAACTCACAGATGTAACATACAATTCTGATATGTATATTACATTGAATCATATCAATTttatattcaacaatttttacttaattttttttcttttttctttttgttttt
Above is a genomic segment from Erinaceus europaeus chromosome 9, mEriEur2.1, whole genome shotgun sequence containing:
- the GP5 gene encoding LOW QUALITY PROTEIN: platelet glycoprotein V (The sequence of the model RefSeq protein was modified relative to this genomic sequence to represent the inferred CDS: deleted 1 base in 1 codon), with translation MLGRAVLCVLPGLLTGLLQGLVRAQTLGCPSTCECFSRDAVRCSGGDVSRIAALGLPTNLTHILLFEMKLGALQKHSFRGMTVLQRLILSASPISAIAPGTFDDLVNLKTLRLSGDRLTHLPGGLLDHLVLLEQLFLNRNELKGIAPKMFERVVHLQELFLNQNQLSFLPPDLFASLGKLKRLDLSGNNLTYLPKELFQAQAELERLELHSNQLVSLDSGLFRHVHALRELQLHSNHLGYVAPGAFDSLLRLSLLTLSRNHLKFLPPALFLHTHNLTLLTLFQNPFRKLPTVLFGEMPALQELRLNDTNLSTLPASIFRNLSGLRELAVTASPRLSALPADAFGGLGQLRALALHDNCLSALPDRLLRGLGALRRVWLHRNQLRKLPRGLFRNLSLLEEVRLHYNQLETLPADVFGDLSQSAQLLLGHNPWRCDCDLWPFLAWLRQHPGLVDRTESPRCHSPGQRAGLPLWAVPEGEEGCLGTQHPTSHPPANSSPLYPTQPALLAAILQPGSKDLESMAWTQRVRSPQSDHSVFWGVYILFLATQAIVTAFIVVAMIKLARLFRKVIRERLLFESVGQPCN